The window gctccccccctttccagccagccgggggtcccccagctccaggatcgcccctctctgttctccccactccaggggtcccaggggttcccctcctctgctcccccgggggtccccagggcCAATGTCCTccccctggtgacactgggcaaTGGCCACGTGGACTCCCAAAGATCCCCCAGGGGGCTCAGCTTTGGGGTCCTGCAAGATCCAaacctacacacacacagaaaaaaacctcccaggGTTTATTTGGGCCTCCCAGACGAACATCTGGGGCTCAATTCCACAATCTGCAAGCTCCCAACACACCCCAATAAAAAACCCTCTCAGAGACTCCCCGATATATTTGGGACaagctccccctcccctctcacCTGCAGGATGAGCTGGGGGCGATGGTCCCGGGGCCAAGGGTGCTGCGGCCTCAGGGGGCACTGGAacctcctgtttctcctccttttcctgctcctcatcctcatcttcctcctcctccttcctaatcccacctcctgcccagtTCCTGCCTTCTGTATATTTAGAGTGCAGCACCTTGCTTGTTTTTAGAGCGAGAACAAAGATCCCCGCGGGAACACGGCTTGCTGGCTTTAGTCAGAAGTAGCGGTGACTAAAGgtcctgtttcctctgctgtgctcccgtCCTTGTTCCTCCTCAGTGTTCAGGCTGGGCTATGGGGTGTCcctgtttgctgcattttcagagctcCTTCTGGAGCCTTTGGGCAataggctgtgccctgggagggTTCTTTGTGCTCCTTTGTGACCCAGGAGAACCTTCTGGGTGGTTTCTgcgtgagctgctgctgtgatgtcacaggagCACTGCCACGTCCCCGAGGTGCTCCCGTGGCTGTGGGACACGGaggcctcagtgtccccagtggctctgggcactgctccgTGCCGGAGGATCCTCCTGCCCGAGGCATtctcagcaccagcccagccctgacggGTGTCCTTGTGTGCTTGCAGGGCTGCAGTCTGCAGACGTGTGCAGCGCAGCCAGAATGATCCAGCAcgtggctgctgcagtttgcacgCTGTACTCTGTGGCTTATTCGGGATATTTTTTAACCCACTTGGCACGTAAGTCGAGGTTTTCTCTCAGTGCTGTGGCTTTGGGCTTGCTGTgtgctttctgttcttcctctggaCCCGAGCTGACTTTGTAACCAAATGGCCATGAAGGCACCATTGCTTTGggagagctcctgccagcagctgcagctgaaaaagggGGTGTCTGCAGCCAGCGGGGCGTGCACAGCATTTGCAATGAGCCCTGGGGGGTTCTGTTCCCTCCAGCGGGgagtctgtggcagcagagccgggaACTCCCTGTCCAGCCAAGAACTGACCCAGCCCAGCATTTTGTGCTGTTCtcttgctgtgggaagggactgtggctcctggagggacgctgggaaagcaaaatgctcTCTCGGGGTTGCCTTGCACTGTGGCATTTCCCACCACAGGCagttttttcctgacagcatctGGTTCATGTTCCCTCTCCTGTTGCAGGGCACCTCATGTGTGGATTccgagcagctcctcctccggTGAGTGAGAAAGGAACCTTTGGTGTTTGGAATtgtgcagcaagctgtgagctCGGAGTGTGGCAGCCgagtgccagcctgggaggctgaaggaaagtTCCTGTCAGagtctttgcagcagcagcagcagcagcaaagagatccccagcagatttctccttttctgctgctgagcttTTGAAGAGCTGCAGGTCTGGTTTTGCAGGCAGAGGATTGCTTGCTAGCTTTAGCCACAGTGGAATATCGTTTTCCCAACAATAAGTGGCAATGTCGACTTTAGCCCATTGTTAGTTTGAAGGACTCCAAAcccaatttctgctttgtgCAGCTGGATGTGCAGCTGAAGGTAAATAAGGTGATCACTGAGATAGAACTTCCCGTCCCTCACGCTGCCATCTGTCCACAGGgcacaaaagcagcaccagcccctcctctgactccctctgctcccaaagaggaggccaaagaggaggaagacagcGGTGAGCTCCCCGCTGTTCTGGGGGACGCTGGTGAACTTCCCTCGGTGCCGGGAGATGACAGTGAACTTCCCGCTGCTCTGGGAGACAAGGGCGAACATCCCGCGCTGTGGGAATACAGCGGCGAGGCTCCCGCGGCGTGGAACAAGGACAGTGGACATCTCCCGGCGTGGGACGAGGGCAGTGGATGTCCCCTGGTGCAGGACGAGGATGGCCAAGCCCCCATGGtgtgggatgaggacagaggacatctcccgctgtgggatgaggacagaggacatCCTGTGCCTTGGGAAGAGGAGGGTGAACTTCTCCCAGCATGGGAAGAGGACAGTGAACATCCCCTGGCTTGGAAAGATGATGGCGAACctgcagcattttgggaagaggacccagaacctccctgtgcttgggaagaggacactgaacctccctgtgcttgggaagaggacacGGAACCTCCCTCCGCTGTGGGATCCTGGGCTGAAggttctgacagcagcacagccctgcagccagaggggagaggggagtggtgcctggtgcagctgagtacgtctgctctgttcctgtgttcagagcagggggctgtgtgtgtgtctcggcatcagctgcagccagcgttgctctgcagctgaatgtCACAGGGGCATTTattgtccttccccagctgagaCCAAGGGGCTCACGGCCccagggagtggggctgcattctggctctgctctggtgggGTCTCGCTCTGGGAGGGAGCCTCTTCCACgtggtttctttcagggaacATCGTGAGCGTGGAGGAGCCTGCTGAGAAATACCTGGAAGTGGAGCAGATTGGCCAAGGGTAAGTGCACGGCAGCTACTTCTGCACAagcagcccaggggctgtgctggtgcaggatcaagggagaagtcaggagagctccaaacaccttcagacactggggtgccatcctgctgtctctcagTCCTGATCAGAATTGAGAACTGTGGTCAGAAGGAGCCGTCACAGGCCCCTGAGGCTGgcagtgtcctgcctgcagcaaggagcaggacctgtgAGATCTTCTGTGTCTGGAACTGGATTGCCTAAAAGAGCCACTCACCATCTGGAGACTGTCAGACAACAGCTCTCAAGGAGATTTCTTTCAAGTATTTTGCTTCATAAAATATCTTCCGGTCAGAATTAACAACCTAAAGGTTTAGAAACAGGAACCAGAGATGAACTAATAAGTGCTCTATTCTAGCACAGCTCGTAGAGCCCATACATTCAGCAACAGACACAGAGCTGGTGCACTCTGGGGGGAAATGCATCACCTGCCTGATGGCAGGGCCCTTGTGGATCCTGCAGGTCTTaggcaggaaatggaaaaggatgaaatgcattcttttccagttctttagaCACCCATTGCTCACTTCAGGTTTTGAACTAAAGCAATTCAGCGTGGACATTTGGGATTTGCTCCAGCCCAATTCCTTCGTGTTGGGTCTCAGTTTTCCCTTGCACACctggcatggcagagggctggtggctgctgtgctgttgttGCAAGGGTCAATGCACCCAGGTGTTTGTGagcgctgcaggcagcagagatctcctgtctGGGCTGGCTTTCACTCCCAGGGCCTCAAgcactgcttctttcttctctgctgttttgtctcCAGGGCTTTTGGAACTGTTTCCAAAGGACTCGACAGGGCCACTGGAGGAGAGGTCAGTGCCAACACGCCCAGCACgtctggcagctctgcagggctctcccctctgctgggagctgtggctgcagctctgggggccagcagagctttcctgcacaggctgctcctctgaaggcagagcagtgtcagcctgcagagcacagctgggacacactcAGTCCTTCTGGAGTGCCCAAAGGGATGCAAGGAGGGCAGCAGTGTCTGTCAGAGCAGGACATGCTGGCTTGCTCTTCATATCTAAAAGTGTGAATGGATCAGTGTTGGAGACTGAGGCCCAATTTATCTTCACCCCAGCTGCAGACAGGAACACTATTTAGCAGTTTTTCCATCCTGCCTTTCATCTTCAAAGGGTACCTCAAGGCCTAATTAGGGTGAGATCCTGCTTGGGCTCAATTTGGGACTTTAGTTCCACTTCagctgtccacagagagagagggacagaaatgAGAAGATGGATGTCCAGAGCAAAGCTCTCTCCTAAACCCTGCAGTTgtgtttgggtctggggtcagtgACAGCCTGTGACAGGGATCACCTGAGCAAtggatgtgtgtgtttgctttgttgtgcAATCCCAAACAAAGCAGCTGCATCTGAAATCATGACCAAATCCCATGGAATTGCTAAAGGGTTCCTGgctgttttgctctgttttcacagaaccagAATTACCTCCCGCttgcaaaatgtgtttgaataatAATGAGAGTGTTGAGGCCATTTGAGAAGACTGTAGGTGCAGAGAATGTGGTTAGAGCTGGGAGGCTGACAGCTGAGGGGccatttctgcagagcttgcaaGGCCAAATGTCTCTGGCCATGTGTCCTGTAAGCAGCCCCAGCAAGCAGAGCAATGGGCTGTGGGAGTGGCCCTTGCTGAGTTctggtgcccatcccagggcagtttggcacagcccgGCTCCGTCGCTCCAAAAAGCCTCGCCCCGTGTTGGCTGTGGCCTCCTGCCACAGACTCCTCCAGTTAAAGGTCTGCAATGTCCCCtcaggtggccataaagaaaatgagtctCAGAGGGCAGAACGGGGAACGCGCTGTGaatgagctcctgctcctgaaggacaagaagaacCCCAACATTGTCAACTCTTTGGACAGGTGAGTGCTCCAGGCCTCATCCCGTGCACGGGCCCTGCCTTAACCTTTCCTGGCAGCCGTAGTCTGtagcctgttttgaaaatgcctgACCCAGCCGTATCTTCCCAAAACAACAGCCTGGCAGTTCGCTCCCTCCGTGTGCTTtggttgctttggtttggtttttccttcaaGCTGACCCCGTTTTCTGTGTCTTAAAACAAGTGCTgataaaccacagcagaaattatttcccttggtttcttcttcccagcccttttccatTGCTGCGGATGCCAGGAAGACCAGgtccttgtttccagaaatgcctcatttgcccattTTGCACTGGCCTTGCCTGTTTCTGAAGGgactttctgaaaggttttctgattgcttttgtCCCAAGTGCTGCACAGCCTCCTCCCCTGGATAACCCTGGGAGTTGTGTTGCCTTGTTCTGCAGGGAATGGTGGAACTGATGAGCTCAGAAGCTGAACCAGCTGGGGGCCAGTGTTGTGGTTCCACACTGATCTGGGCTGTtgctaaactgcatttttcacctGCTTGCCATCTAAGGACTCTCCTTTCTCACAGGTGTCTCTTCCCTTAGACTGTGCAGATTCCAAGGACTCTGCAGCCTCGCAGGAATGTCTCTCCATGGGATTCTGTCCTCATGGACAAGTGACCTGGAAACAAAACTCCACTCCAGGCTTTTCCATGGGGGAATTGAGCACTGCACATTCTCTCCATGCCACTGCTTTCCTCTTCCAGCTTCCTTGTTGGCGGAGAtctctggctggtgatggaatACATGGATGGAGGAACTTTGCAGGACGTTGTCAGACAGACACGCATGGCTGAAGGAGAGATGGCAGCTGTCAGTCGGGAGGTGAGggatcctgcctgtggctgccacGGCTTGGACACGATGGTCCTTCCACACAGGCGTGAGAACAGGAGTGGCTccatgctcagggctctgtttctctgttgtttttatgagctggagaagaaagagcctcTGCAGTGAACAGCCTGCCAGCATCGCTgcacttctgctctgttcttgctctctttcctgctgttgtggcactctctgtctgttctggatttgatgtgctgttctcagctttgccctgaaccgtttgcctggagcctgtctgctctgcactcctggcctgtcacagcaaagctgctgctggcagaattcGGAACTGTCCTTTCTTGTGTGATAGATTCCGGCCATTGGTTTTTGTCCTGGTGTTTCttgttctctctcagtgcctgcagggcctggatttCCTCCATGCGAACCGGGTGATCCACAGAGATCTGAAGAGCTCCAACATCCTCCTGGGCATGgccggctctgtcaagctgggtgggtgtTCCTGGCCAGGCACGGCGCTCCCGGGtgcggctgtggggctgcttcccaGTGCCGGCCAGAGCCCCacaagggctgctgggggcactgcccggcccctgctgccagctgagagcggctgcccctgcagagagctccggagagcagcagggtgccaggggtggcttTGCTCTGGGTATGGCCctcccagaggggcaggagttgGAATCTAAAGCTTCAAGGGAATCAGTAAAAGCCACTGCACGAAAGCTGAGGGTTTCTTTAAGGGTCCAGTTCCACCTTCCCTTGGCTACAGCCCTGAGCACTTTTCCAGCTGACTTCACTACTGCATTCTCAGACTGAGAATGGGGAGTCTTGGTGCTTGGTTTCCTCATTCCAGCTGCCTTTgacagtgtttgtttctgtcctcagctgattttggcctctgtgctcagctcagctctgagcaggaccGGTGCAGCTCCATGGTGGGCACTGCTCACTGGATGGCCCCAGAAGTTGTGACCAGTTCTCCTTATGGCCCCAAGGTGGACATCTGGTCCTTTGGCATTGTGACCATCGAGATGGTGGAAGGAGAACCTCCTTACTTCAAGGAAACGAGGGCCATGGTAAGAGGCAaattctccaggggctgcagagccctgtgagcacagggtgaccctgcactgggagcagcagctggaggtttctgcacctggggaagggaattcccagagcacttGAACCTCAACACAGACAAATATTCTGCAGTCTCCAACAACaatttgctttgggatttatGCTGTTCCAGCTCTTCTGTCTGTAAGGATGACCTGAAAATTTGAAGCAAGTACATCAGCTCTTTCCAatggctgtggcagcaccagggtttgggttttttggttggcataggaaaatgagctgtgagcagcatctctgccagggaggaaagtgcccctggagctggggctgagaacCCGGGGTCGCTGTGAGCAcctgtgggtgggaaggaagctggcagagcgctgagtttgcttttcctgcaggctcgcGCTCTGATCCGGCACAACGGGACCccgcagctgcaggagccccggCGCCTGTCGGCTCTGCTGCGGGACTTCCTCGAGTGCAGCCTGGAGCCGGACGAGGAGCAgcgctggtctgcccaggagctgctgcaggtgaatgcCGAGCGGccgaggggaagcagcagcaccagggaggGGTTTTCTGCTGGGGCCCCTCCGATAGTCTCCAGCCTCACTGCGTTCCACACGCAAAGCAAGCAGAATCCTCGCCGGGTTTGGCTTGGCAGGGTCCTTTCGAGGGCATCTGCCCCTGGTGCCCCACAAGGAGCAGGGCCATCTTCAGGCAGGTCCGGTGCTCAGAGCCTGCCTGGCCTGAGCTTGGATGTTCCCAGGGAGGAGGCACctcccacatccctgggcaccttctgtcagtgtttccccactcctggcaAAAAGATTCTGCCTTCGATCTAACCTGagcctgcttccctctcctgagtttcagaccatttccctttgtcctgttgcAATAGAGCCTGTGAGAAAGTTGCTCTGGAAAGTAacagttcatttctttcttttttatcctttggGCAGCACCCATTTTTATCATCAGCCaagcctctctccagcctgaccCCTCTGATCACCGCAGCAAAGCAactgagggagcagcagaggagatgaAGCAGTGGAGGACAGCTTTTAGTTACAGTAGTTAGTGAGGACAACTAGTTAGTGATGGTAGTTAGCAGTGCTAGTTGGTTATGGTAGTTAGGACAGCCTGTTTGTTACGGCTCTTATGACAGCCTGTTTGGTATGGCagttttttgaataaaaactctCTTAAGCCTCAAGTCCCTTGAggtgtcccttcctcctccctctgtgACTCGGCTGCCCGGAGCAATGTGAGGGGAGAGcgggcccagcctggcccagagctgagccccagcagagccctggcagagcccagagcagcctcggaTCTGCAGAGTCAGCCTGGGAGGAGGCGCTCGGAGCCTTCTGGGCTGCACCCGACTCTTGGTTACAAACTgcgtgtgctggaaaatgccaccggctctgccagagggcagaaggGGCCCGGGGAAGgccccagtgctccctgcaaGGGAAACACCGGCCCTGGGTTTGTTATAGAGAACTATGTAGTTGGTGGCTTTTGCTCTTATGTCTTGACTTCTGCAACTTATTCTTAATCACAACGATTTTGATACAGTACAGTTTGTAAtcacttttaactgcttttgctgtaatataatttgtcagctttttgtggCCAATGCCCTGGCCCCTGTGTAGCTCATATCCTCAGAACTTCATTCATGGCTGATAGTTTAGTTTGtgcacagtgtgaaaaacataCATACTAGTTTTGGCTATTGCAAAATATTGAACGGGATGCCATGTGTCATGCATTAGAATGTTAACTTTTGCAGAAGTAGCTGTAGTTGTGAAATAATaactaatgcttttatttttgtaactaacTGACAGTAATAACTCAGAGGTATTTGTGAAACAGCCAATGTTGATTTAAATACTTGTGGAAGTAGCTAAAACCGTCTGTATGGCCAGATAACATTTAAGGAACGGGTGTGCTGAGGACCCTGCCGCTGACCCTTTGACTGTCAGGAACTGTCTCCTGCTGATGTGGaaacccaggtgtcccagggtgaggttctggtgtttgtatctccaatcgtgggttctgttcatgtttgatattctgttctgtgctctcagaactgactctgaaaatgaaggtttgttttgtcttgttatcagctggctcacctccccccatggtctgttcTCCACAAGAGGCTtgtgctggctggcttggcttgcttttgctggctttgtttgcttgctcttccttctgctcttgcctttgctttttcctgtttgttaGTTTAACTaggcagtccaattctttccctggactgtttctttccctttccttcttctgaataccatccaacctgctttggactgggacctgggaaccccgaggagcaccgggagcctgcgctctgtgatctgcagcagccatccccagtgcccagagcaatccccagcgcccagacccgggcgaccacccccaggagagactttctggatttgtcatctctgcagagtggtgaaagagttttgttgtcatctggagttgttcatttttttttagtgctggggagcgttttgtttgttaaataaacaggttcttttccacttctctcagagaaaattcttcccaaatcaggtgggtggggaggggctgtgggggtttgttttctgggggctccttccagaggaggatttgggggatttgcatTCCAAGAGCACTCAGGGTTGCGGATTGAGGTTATACCcaaggggatctggggttggaTAACACAGCAGGACTGAAGGTTAAAAATGTCcaaggggatctggggttggaaaacagtaacacctaaaattctgctgggttgagagacatccaggattaaacctgctgggttgatggattaacattccatgagcactcagggtgtagatatgtaatgtagactgtttgaaagtaaaaggtACCTTGTTGTATGTGAgagtgagtgaaaaataaaagtgagtaaATGTAGATTAATGGAAGTATATATAAtgtagattgtttattttgagctttaCTTTATCTCCTTGGAGGGAGGTGGATTGTGTTGAATGGTATTGTGAGAGAAAGGACTTTTTGAGTAGTTGAAAGAAGATGGTATTCAGGTTGTtagagaaagtgggaaacagaggcagaggacttgtgaagaaacgtgaggaatggactatcacatctaaaatgGGCAACACCAAAACACACCAAAGGAGTGTTGAAAAGGACTTGCatagaaaaatcagcaaaaaggagtgacaagggaaacagagggcaagcctggattgagcactgtactcaccagcgagaagatcacacgtacctgctgtgggcagcagccccacaggcaggggaggtgggggtataagccacgccagacctctgtcattcctgtttctgtctctcatttgttgtcttttcccttctgagatagcagcaagatcgtgtcacaaatgctacagaaagtatcacatggaaagaaaccaaagttcctttttggtacacacacccatgtcaacagccacagacccatccaaattaagtacctgcaggcaaaatggggaaaaactaCAGTGTATCAGAATAGGTTGGCTTTAGACTGTTTATTGGCTAATGAAGGGGGTGTTTGTAGAAAGTTTAATATATCAGactgttgaaaatagatgacaacggggaggtcatcctagaaaaaaacaGCCCAGACACcaatccaaaaatgggaaaacaatgttaaaaactaactggtggggtaatgtattgaggatgggatggtggaagaaatggggattcttccttttatgtgttacaactgttataaatgaaaatttgtccagccaaattaatatgaaaaaataaaatatttatttcgcaatcaaattctat of the Lonchura striata isolate bLonStr1 unplaced genomic scaffold, bLonStr1.mat Scaffold_92, whole genome shotgun sequence genome contains:
- the LOC144248832 gene encoding serine/threonine-protein kinase PAK 2-like yields the protein MIQHVAAAVCTLYSVAYSGYFLTHLARHLMCGFRAAPPPGTKAAPAPPLTPSAPKEEAKEEEDSGELPAVLGDAGELPSVPGDDSELPAALGDKGEHPALWEYSGEAPAAWNKDSGHLPAWDEGSGCPLVQDEDGQAPMVWDEDRGHLPLWDEDRGHPVPWEEEGELLPAWEEDSEHPLAWKDDGEPAAFWEEDPEPPCAWEEDTEPPCAWEEDTEPPSAVGSWAEGSDSSTALQPEGRGEWCLVQLRNIVSVEEPAEKYLEVEQIGQGAFGTVSKGLDRATGGEVAIKKMSLRGQNGERAVNELLLLKDKKNPNIVNSLDSFLVGGDLWLVMEYMDGGTLQDVVRQTRMAEGEMAAVSRECLQGLDFLHANRVIHRDLKSSNILLGMAGSVKLAAFDSLSSEQDRCSSMVGTAHWMAPEVVTSSPYGPKVDIWSFGIVTIEMVEGEPPYFKETRAMDDLKI